One Kushneria konosiri genomic window, GCAGCCGCCCATGATGTTCACCAGCTGCTGCTCGCCAAAGGTACGTACGATCTCGGCCATCTCATCGGCTTCCTGATCGTATTCGCCAAACTCGTTGGGTAACCCGGCATTGGGATGCACCGACACATAGGTATTGGCGCGGCGTGAAAGCTCCTCGAGATACGGTCGTAGATCTTCAGCACCCAAAGCGCAGTTGAGTCCCACACTGATCGGGCGGGCATGACGGACCGAGTTCCAGAACGCTTCGGTCGTCTGGCCTGAAAGCGTTCGCCCGGAAGCATCCGTGATGGTGCCCGAAATCATGATGGGTACCTGATACCCAAGCTCTTCGAACAGGACATCGAGTGCGTAGATGGCCGCCTTGGCGTTGAGCGTATCGAAAATGGTTTCGATCAGAATCAGATCGCTGCCGCCCCCGATCAGCGCGCGCGCGGCTTCGACGTAGTTGTCGACCAGTTCATCAAAGGTAACGTTGCGCTTTGATGGATCATTCACATCCGGCGAAATTGATGCGGTTCGGCTGGTAGGGCCCAGTACACCAGCCACAAAGCGGGGCAGGCCGGTCTCTGAGGCTACTTCGTCGCAGACAGCGCGGGCCAGACGTGCGGCTTCGTAGTTGAGCTCCACAACCAGTTCTTCAGCGTGATAATCGGCCTGAGACAGCCGGGTGCTGTTGAACGTATTGGTTTCGATGATATCGGCACCGGCTTCCAGATACTCGCGGTGCAGACGGGTAATCACCTCTGGCTGGCTGAGCACCAGCAGGTCATTGTTGCCCTTGAGATCACTCTCCCAGTGCGTGAAACGGTCGCCGCGGAAGTCCTGTTCGGTCAACCGCTCATTCTGGATCATGGTTCCCATACCGCCATCAAGGATCAGTATGCGATCCGACATCAGACGGGTCAGCGTCTCCAGAACCGGCGCATTGGCAGCTTGGGTCATGAAAGGTGATCTCCGGGTAAACAGTGGGGCAGTCACAAAAGAGGGCGTATTCTAGCAAACCCCTGTGACGCAGACAGGTTTACAGCCTGAAAGACATTCACGACAGGCGTGAGTCAGGGTCATATTGAAGGTACAAGACCCGGATAGCCGCCATAAAAGCGCTGAGCTTATTTACCCGAGTAATGCACTCGGATTTGTCGCGAGCGGCTGGCTGGCATAAAATATCGACAGATTTCTTTATCGCGATTGCGTACGAGGCCGTCAATGAGTCAGAGCATCGAAATTACCGAAAGCGCACAGGATTATCTCGCCGATCTGCTTTCGCGTCAGGACGTCGAAGGCATCGGTGTGCGTGTCTTTATCACTCAGCCGGGTACGCCCTATGCGGAAACCTGTCTGGCCTATTGCAGGCCCGGTGAGGAAGAAGAGAGCGATGAGCGCATTCCGCTTGAAAAATTCAATCTCTTTCTTGAAAAGCATAGCGTGGCTTTCCTGGAAGACGCCGTCGTTGATTTCAACGCCGATCGCATGGGCGGTCAGCTGACGATCAAGGCCCCCAATGCCAAGATGCCGCAGGTCAGCGAGGATAGCCCGCTGGAAGACCGCGTCAATTATATCCTCTACAGTGAGATCAACCCGGGGCTGGCTGCC contains:
- the nfuA gene encoding Fe-S biogenesis protein NfuA, yielding MSQSIEITESAQDYLADLLSRQDVEGIGVRVFITQPGTPYAETCLAYCRPGEEEESDERIPLEKFNLFLEKHSVAFLEDAVVDFNADRMGGQLTIKAPNAKMPQVSEDSPLEDRVNYILYSEINPGLAAHGGEIRLIQLTEDNVAVLQFGGGCQGCAAVDITLKQGVEKTLTERIPELTAIRDVTDHTDTTNAYY